One genomic region from Prionailurus bengalensis isolate Pbe53 chromosome C1, Fcat_Pben_1.1_paternal_pri, whole genome shotgun sequence encodes:
- the IVL gene encoding involucrin isoform X1 has product MSQQHTLPVTLPPTLCQEPLKPVCPPINTQPEQVKQPTPLPALCQKMPSKLPGEVPQEHGENHTTLVKGVTEQQCEPQQQEHHLEQQQQQQQDSQQQEQHPEQQQQQQDSQEQELHLEQHLEQKQQQQESHEQELCLEQHPEQQQQQQQQQQQKSQEQELCLEQHLEKNQQQQESQEQELHLEQHLEQKQQQQQQESHEQELCLEQHPEQQQQQQQQQKSQEQELCLEQHLEKNQQQQESQEQELHLEQHLEQQQQESQEQELHLEQHLEQKQQQQEPQEQEIHLEQHLEQQQQKESQEQELHLEQHLEKQKEQEIQQQQQKEQCEEHQEAKNLEQQLEQEKAQRKQQQKEQLGQEKKIMGQQLDGDLAKRNEHLEKREEQQPEPAEQQEGQLTQPAFVPAPGQVQEPLLVHPLRGEVMPLIDQQQQKQEVYGPPKYK; this is encoded by the coding sequence ATGTCCCAGCAACACACTCTGCCAGTGACTCTGCCTCCCACACTCTGTCAGGAGCCCCTCAAGCCAGTTTGCCCTCCCATCAATACCCAGCCCGAGCAAGTGAAACAGCCAACCCCACTGCCTGCCCTGTGCCAGAAGATGCCCTCTAAGCTCCCAGGGGAGGTCCCCCAGGAGCATGGGGAGAATCATACAACTCTCGTGAAGGGGGTGACTGAGCAACAATGTGAGCCACAGCAGCAGGAACATCATCTGgaacagcaacagcagcaacagcaagaCTCACAGCAGCAGGAACAGCATCcagaacagcagcagcaacagcaggacTCACAGGAGCAGGAACTTCACCTGGAACAGCATCTGGAACAGAAGCAACAGCAGCAAGAGTCACATGAGCAGGAACTTTGCCTGGAACAGCATCcagaacagcagcagcagcagcagcagcagcagcagcaaaagtCACAGGAGCAGGAACTTTGCCTGGAACAGCATCTGGAAAAGAACCAGCAGCAACAAGAGTCACAGGAGCAGGAACTGCACCTGGAACAGCATCTGgaacagaagcagcagcagcagcagcaagagtCACATGAGCAGGAACTTTGCCTGGAACAGCATCcagaacagcagcagcagcagcagcagcagcaaaagtCACAGGAGCAGGAACTTTGCCTGGAACAGCATCTGGAAAAGAACCAGCAGCAACAAGAGTCACAGGAGCAGGAACTGCACCTGGAACAGCATCTGGAACAGCAGCAGCAAGAGTCACAGGAGCAGGAACTTCACCTGGAACAACATCTGgaacagaagcagcagcagcaagagccACAGGAGCAAGAAATTCACCTGGAGCAGCATCTggaacagcagcagcagaaagaGTCACAGGAGCAGGAACTGCACCTGGAACAGCATCTGGAAAAGCAGAAGGAGCAGGAAatacagcagcagcaacaaaagGAACAGTGTGAGGAACATCAGGAAGCAAAAAACCTGGAGCAGCAGCTGGAGCAAGAGAAAGCACAAAGGAAGCAGCAGCAAAAGGAACAGCTGGGACAGGAGAAGAAGATCATGGGCCAGCAACTGGATGGAGATCTAGCAAAGAGAAATGAGCAcctggaaaagagagaagagcagCAGCCAGAGCCAGCAGAGCAGCAGGAAGGCCAATTGACGCAGCCTGCATTTGTCCCAGCTCCTGGCCAGGTCCAAGAGCCCCTACTAGTCCATCCACTGAGGGGAGAAGTCATGCCCCTCATAGACCAACAGCAGCAGAAGCAGGAGGTATATGGCCCCCCAAAATATAAGTAA
- the IVL gene encoding involucrin isoform X2: MSQQHTLPVTLPPTLCQEPLKPVCPPINTQPEQVKQPTPLPALCQKMPSKLPGEVPQEHGENHTTLVKGVTEQQCEPQQQEHHLEQQQQQQQDSQQQEQHPEQQQQQQDSQEQELHLEQHLEQKQKQQQQQQESHEQELCLEQHPEQQQQQQQQQKSQEQELCLEQHLEKNQQQQESQEQELHLEQHLEQQQQESQEQELHLEQHLEQKQQQQEPQEQEIHLEQHLEQQQQKESQEQELHLEQHLEKQKEQEIQQQQQKEQCEEHQEAKNLEQQLEQEKAQRKQQQKEQLGQEKKIMGQQLDGDLAKRNEHLEKREEQQPEPAEQQEGQLTQPAFVPAPGQVQEPLLVHPLRGEVMPLIDQQQQKQEVYGPPKYK, translated from the exons ATGTCCCAGCAACACACTCTGCCAGTGACTCTGCCTCCCACACTCTGTCAGGAGCCCCTCAAGCCAGTTTGCCCTCCCATCAATACCCAGCCCGAGCAAGTGAAACAGCCAACCCCACTGCCTGCCCTGTGCCAGAAGATGCCCTCTAAGCTCCCAGGGGAGGTCCCCCAGGAGCATGGGGAGAATCATACAACTCTCGTGAAGGGGGTGACTGAGCAACAATGTGAGCCACAGCAGCAGGAACATCATCTGgaacagcaacagcagcaacagcaagaCTCACAGCAGCAGGAACAGCATCcagaacagcagcagcaacagcaggacTCACAGGAGCAGGAACTTCACCTGGAACAGCATCTGGAACAGAAG cagaagcagcagcagcagcagcaagagtCACATGAGCAGGAACTTTGCCTGGAACAGCATCcagaacagcagcagcagcagcagcagcagcaaaagtCACAGGAGCAGGAACTTTGCCTGGAACAGCATCTGGAAAAGAACCAGCAGCAACAAGAGTCACAGGAGCAGGAACTGCACCTGGAACAGCATCTGGAACAGCAGCAGCAAGAGTCACAGGAGCAGGAACTTCACCTGGAACAACATCTGgaacagaagcagcagcagcaagagccACAGGAGCAAGAAATTCACCTGGAGCAGCATCTggaacagcagcagcagaaagaGTCACAGGAGCAGGAACTGCACCTGGAACAGCATCTGGAAAAGCAGAAGGAGCAGGAAatacagcagcagcaacaaaagGAACAGTGTGAGGAACATCAGGAAGCAAAAAACCTGGAGCAGCAGCTGGAGCAAGAGAAAGCACAAAGGAAGCAGCAGCAAAAGGAACAGCTGGGACAGGAGAAGAAGATCATGGGCCAGCAACTGGATGGAGATCTAGCAAAGAGAAATGAGCAcctggaaaagagagaagagcagCAGCCAGAGCCAGCAGAGCAGCAGGAAGGCCAATTGACGCAGCCTGCATTTGTCCCAGCTCCTGGCCAGGTCCAAGAGCCCCTACTAGTCCATCCACTGAGGGGAGAAGTCATGCCCCTCATAGACCAACAGCAGCAGAAGCAGGAGGTATATGGCCCCCCAAAATATAAGTAA